Genomic window (Lycium barbarum isolate Lr01 chromosome 2, ASM1917538v2, whole genome shotgun sequence):
GAATTTGGATGAGAGATGAAAGGAAGACACAGAGTTAAGGAATAACAATTAGAAAATAATAACATACGTCACAGAGAAAGGAAGGAGAAAAGATAAGAAGATAGAGAAAAAAAGGCTATAACAAAGACGAAATGAGAaagtaaagaaaataaataacacaTTGCTGTAGGAGCGTGGCATCCAAACCATCACGATTCAATTGTGTGATATGACAACCTCttctttcccccccccccccccccccccccctcccgtcTTTCGACCTTTTTAAACTTTTTCTCtaaatgaaaaaagaagaagcaactAGCTACAAAATAAGACAAGTTAAATTACTTCTTATACTAGAATTAAATATATCTAAAAATATAGGAGTAATATTTAGCAAAATTCTTCTAAGTTGTATTaaaataataaaacatatatttttattttcttcctAAAAACGACTTAAAGTCCTAGCTAGATTAGCAAAAATATTGAAAAGGAAATGGGAGAATATTCATTATCCGCGTCAATAATATGTAAGAAGCATCTACGAATAAATTTTGATTGCCTACTGTTTGAATATTTGTGATTTGCTAAAGCATCTTCGTGGATGTAAAATTGCAATGGAATTTATTACTGTTTTTATCTTAGGACTTACATCTATCAaacttttaattttcttttccaTGTCTAACAATTCATAAATAGTGGATCATTCCCTCTGTTTTTGTCAATAGAAACGCAATATACTGACTGGATGATATCATTCcattaaaaaaatgaaagaagtcattctctttttaaatttttttctgTTCTTTTATTTTGTAACCGAGTGAAGCGCGTACCAATTCACTATTCTACATCACGTGACAGATAAAAGTAGTCTCACACAGATACATCAACATAGGATGAAACCATCTTGAGGACATAAACAGGATCTCCCACTTTGACAGTCTTTCTCTTCTCTTGTGCAAGGGAATCAACCCACACAAAATTCTGACCAAAGTAAATCTGCATATATCCAATGAAGAAATTAGCAAATAACTGAATATGTCATCAAGTGAATGATGAACACAAGAACTTGTTTGCTTACTCGTCCTTGCTGTTTCTTATTTGTGTTTAAGACTTTATCTGAACGGAACTTCATGAGCGTTTCACTTGGCTCGGGACCTGCTTCTGCGGTTTCTTGATTGATTGTAGGGACCTGAAAGCCGCATGTAAAAAGTCAACAAAGAAAATGAGTGTTTATATTAGGTGATTTaggattcctttttcttttcaaaaggCAAGTTTCATATCATTGGAGCTCCATAAGAACCAAGAGTGGCATAAAATAAAAACCAGCTATCAATTTGCGGCTCCCTTTTCCTTCAGTCTTCTTTGTTGGTATGTCATTCGAAGAATTTGTCTGCATATCTTTTCTTATTTGCATGCATACTTAatgctccctccgtcccaatttatgtaaatGTGTTTGACTAGACACAGAATTTAAGAACAATTAagagacttttaaaatttgtgatctaaaacaagccatatatatttgtatggctataaatcatttcagtaagggtaaaatgagaagtttaaaattaaacagttactaaatatagaaagacgTCATTCTCCTTTGGACTGACTAAACagaaaagagtgtcacataaattgggatggaggaagTATATTATGCTATGTTGCTGGGACTCTCAGAAGAAGCTGCCGAGTGCGTGTCGGACCCTCCAAAGGCAGTgtattttggaggatccgacacgggtgcggcaacatttttggagagtccgaatGACTTAGATATTATGTGTGTATTTACATACATTCAGACAAACGCGCTACATGGCATTCCTTGAATCTTCAACAACTGAAAATCCCCAAAATAATGGCAATCATCAAGATTTAGAGAAAGGATAACCTTTACCTTGCAGCGAAAGCATAGCTCTGTGCTACCAAATGTATTTTCACCTATTTTGATATCCTTCCATAAATCTTCACAAAATGGATCGGATCCGTCAACGAGGATACTGTGTTCATGTTTCCAACAGTTGAAGGTCATGATTGATGCAAAAACAGAATATCATTTATCTTAACAACCAACAAAACAATAATGATCGTTTATGGTATTTTCAGTAAAAGAGACAGGTTCAACTAAAAGATCCATAGATAAAGATGAAAGAATCAAGCTACTGGATTGACCTCTTTACTACTTCCAAAAATAGAAGTTTCTTTGGTATATATAATCACTACATATAAAGGATTTAATTTCTCCCTCTAAAAGATTGAATACGAGTGAGAAGATACTTCGGTCTGAAGCGGTTAATTGAAACAGGCTCCTTGAGTTGTTCGTTTAATACATCCAGTGATTTCTGCCAAAGAAAAAGGAAACAgctttagaaaaagaaaaaagaaaaaaaaaaaaaaattgagataagattGCATCTTTAGAAAGGAATGATAAGTTAATGCTAACTTGTCTAACCTGGGATATAAGGAGGAAGGGATACGCAtcattaaattttattttgtaCCCAGGAGCAAAATTTGCGTCGGTAGGTCTAGACTCTGATACTGcatgagcaaaaaaaaaaaaagagtgaaatGACTAAGGCCAGGCGGAGCACGTCCCTATTAGCCAGATGCGCACATCTTTAACTActtcctccatttcaatttatgtgttaATATAAAAAATCGTCATTCTTTTTGGTACGGACTAATAAAGATATAGTGCACATATAAAATGGAACGGATAGTACATACGATTGACTGTTCAAGGACAAGCTTTAAATAAGATACGACTAAAATATGGAGTCAATGACAGTAGAGTAGTCATTGGACAATGGAATAAGTTAAGCTACAAAATTTACCAAATCGGAGACATGAATTGCCATATGCTGAAATGAAAGAATGCACTGTGCAATTTTTGGTACTTATTTGTTTCTGATACTTTTAGCAATCTCAGTTGTCATATTTCGATTCATGTTAGTTGATGGAGAACTAAATCCGCATAATCCAGAGATAAATTAGTATTTCTGAGATTGTTATATTTTACTACATACTGGCTTCCTGAGATATCAACCCCTAAACTGTATGATTCTCTTTGTTGGGATTCCTTTAGTCGGCTTTCTGTTAAACCCCCTTCCCCCTCTATAACCGGGAGGAAGGGAAGTATAGGTAGTTGCAGCCACGTCGAATACAAGTTTTAGAAAAGAAAGCTGCCCAGTGTTTATATTGCTGAAATTATTACATTGATCTTTTGATTTTTAATCGTTCACCTGTTATAAGTCAAATTATCCAACTTACTACAGAAACTGTACATGATGCTAAATTTTAGTGAAGCAGATTGGCTCATTAAAACTACCTAATCTTCAGACACGAATTTAGCAATGAAATGCAGTTGCATGGCCAAGTTGGCAGAGAAAGTTCTTTACAAAGGGGACATAGGAGCATACCTTCATTGAAACGTACGAGACGACTAGGTTTCCCTAGATATTTGGAAAACCAGTTTGATGCTTCATCTCCTTCATCCAAAGCAGAGCCAGACCATTCCCACACTGAGACACCGTTTGCTACTTCAGATGGTTCAACCAGTGGGACTTTCAGCACATCCATACCAGGGGCTCTTATCACTGTCAGAAAAAGGTGGGGTAGATACTAGTGagctcacatttttttttttttgtgatcatAATTGCCTTATTTTAGAGTTCACATAATGCCTCAATTTGAGGCTCTCGAAAGATATGATGAAGCATAGAAAGTGCAATTTTTTCGTTGCGTAAGTGTCAAGAAATGGTGTAACCAGTGGGACATATAGTACAACCATATTTAACCGTCAGCAAAGGTGAACTATTGACATCATGAAGTTTTACATTTTTGGCGATTATAATTATCTCTGTTTTGGAGTTTACATGAGGCCTCAAATGATATGTTGCATTTCCCTTCTTCTGATAGTATCACGAAAAGCATTtaccacattgtgggatttcactgggttatgatgttgttgttgtatcacgAAATGCAAAGCAATTGAAATAACCAGTTAAGGGGGTCTAACAAAAAAGATTCAAACAATATAAGAAACTTCCCTTGCCTTTTGACTCCCTGCATTCAGAACATATTATTTTCATTAGAGGGGATATAACATGATAACTTTCTATTGCCTGTGTCCACAACTTCCAGTACAATAGATGAATTTCCCAACTCATGAAAGACTGAGTAAAGAAGTGAtatgccatagttgaatgatggTGAGGTTTCCAAATTTAAAAAGAGAACAAACGATTATCAATCAGATCTCCATTTCATTAAACttaagaaaggaaaagaaagtaTGAACTGACTATGATATCGTCAGAAAATTGACTTATCCTATACTCAATTGACATTCTTTCCGTTTGACAAACTAAACCAAAAAGGGTACTGTATGAATGGCTAAACACAATAATTGTGATGAACTAACTATGATTCTTCTTTTACTAAAGCACTTCTGCGTTTTTCCTTCGTACTTTTTTGCTGCTCTCCTACTAGACAATATTTCGGCTTGCTCCTTTTAATGGTATTCACATTTGAAGGGAAGAAATGATATTTTCTAGTAACTAACAATTTCTTCAACGTGGCAGTAAATTTCCTCATAATCACACAGAGAAACGAGAAAATGGAAGAGCAAAACAAGGATCATAAAATATATTCTCACTAACCTAAAAATGAGCTTGGATTTGGTTCCCAGCCCTCTGCTAATGCTTCATTAGGCAGTTCAACCTCGACTAGAGCAAGCGACGGCTCTACTCTTTGAGTACATGCTCTGCCTTTTGAGTTTACAACTACCCACTGCCGATCCCATCGAAATCCTGAGTACAAGCACAAGAATTGATTGCTGGGTTCAAGAGTCAAAGTGATTAACTTAACTAAGAAATTTGTATGAAATTTTTGCGTACCAATGGGTTATAATACCTCACTAAGATTTTCTGCTAAAATTCATTTTTTGCGAAATTTGTAATAATACAGGCATGCTACCATACATATGCAGTAACTCATTACATACCAGGCTATAGCATCTACCATTTTGCATCATATACTAATGGAAAATGTTATAATACAAAACAATGAAGTTTCTACATGATAATACttttatttttcttctattgctaaCTACAGGCCAGGACAATAGTTTAACTAAATGGCCAATCAATTAAAGATTATTAGGCATtggtgattcttttttttttttttttttttttttgacaaggaCTAGGCATTGATGattcttttttattattattattatttattattattattattattattattattattattttggtgaTAAGGAAGCCGAATTGAGAATTCAAACCTTGATCTGAACTTAATTTTAAATGAATGATTTACAGAAAATTGCGGAAGCCTCAGTTAGGGACCTCCAAGTAGTTTGCAATCCTCTTTTTTGTCCGAAGTTTACACTTCCCCATAtcttcattttaaaaaaaaaaaaaaaaacatttcaatgGTAATAGCTGACAGGGGTATCATAGTATGGCTTTGTCTTCTACAATTTACATACCCATATCTAGTTGGAAGACAACTGAACTACAATATGAGAATATCTTAAGTGGAGCCAGATATTGTATTCATTCTATTAGTGTGTAAATCACAGTTTCCGATTGGCTTCAAATTAACCTAGGCAGAGGATCAATATCCTCAGTATCAAGCACAAAAAGAGGGCAGCTAAAATGTCCAGCAATTTCACATGGAAGAAAAGGCTGACATGCATAGAAAATATGCCATTTCAGCATGCCCAAAAAGCTTATAGCATTAGTTCTATTAGCAACAACCATACATAGAAGATTCTGCAAATTGAAATTTCCGGAGAGCAAAATGGTTAGTTTGCAGCCAAATGCCTCATTTAACCTTTTTTATCCTTTCTAATTGAGGTCCGGTTCCTCTTGTTCATACTTAGCACCAAGAAAGTGTGAGTTACATACAAAGAAAGTGTTCCTTATTAGCTATGTATGTACTGAGCTATTAAAAACAATTTCTAAATCATTTACAATATTCAGCCTAATGCCTATACCAAAAAGACGAGAAATGAAGGCAGTCATACTTTAGCTCATGCAAAGATCTCCTATATCCTTCAAAATATAGATTGATCCTTCTCTCCATAATACTTATGATGCATAAAGGGATGGTATTCCTAGTTTTCCATTCATCTCTCTAGATTCTACTTCTCTACTGACTGCAAAAAGATTGCCTCAAGGTCTTAGGCATTACCCATTTGACTTCAGCGACATTCAAAAATAAATAGATGATCCACATAAAGCATCTCTAATGATGTGAACCCCCTTCTCAAGTGTAAAGCAGGCTTAATGTTCCACGATCCACCCTAAACATGCAACTCTAGGAAGGGAATCATTTGCCATTGCCAATTCTTACTGTTGCATCTGCAAAGTTTGTTGCAACTTAGCAGTGTTGTCTAACCTGATTTAACTGTCTAGCAACATCTACTATTCTTTGACCATCTAAAGGAATCAGCCACTTGCGTTGACGATTAAAATGTCAGGTTACACTCTTTTAGCCCATTTTAGCGCAACACTTCCATTATTAGTTATGACACTCCCATAACTATATCAATCATCATACTTTGAGCAGGTGAAAGGGGTTATACTAA
Coding sequences:
- the LOC132626477 gene encoding uncharacterized protein LOC132626477 isoform X2, giving the protein MADGKEVAAAQVKSIFIYPVKSCRGISVSEAPLSSTMIRAPGMDVLKVPLVEPSEVANGVSVWEWSGSALDEGDEASNWFSKYLGKPSRLVRFNEVSESRPTDANFAPGYKIKFNDAYPFLLISQKSLDVLNEQLKEPVSINRFRPNILVDGSDPFCEDLWKDIKIGENTFGSTELCFRCKVPTINQETAEAGPEPSETLMKFRSDKVLNTNKKQQGRIYFGQNFVWVDSLAQEKRKTVKVGDPVYVLKMVSSYVDVSV
- the LOC132626477 gene encoding uncharacterized protein LOC132626477 isoform X1, which translates into the protein MADGKEVAAAQVKSIFIYPVKSCRGISVSEAPLSSTRFRWDRQWVVVNSKGRACTQRVEPSLALVEVELPNEALAEGWEPNPSSFLVIRAPGMDVLKVPLVEPSEVANGVSVWEWSGSALDEGDEASNWFSKYLGKPSRLVRFNEVSESRPTDANFAPGYKIKFNDAYPFLLISQKSLDVLNEQLKEPVSINRFRPNILVDGSDPFCEDLWKDIKIGENTFGSTELCFRCKVPTINQETAEAGPEPSETLMKFRSDKVLNTNKKQQGRIYFGQNFVWVDSLAQEKRKTVKVGDPVYVLKMVSSYVDVSV